TACATGGCCATGTTACGTGAGCAGTATCGTTCCTGCATTCGGGGAATGGAAGCCGCCCTACCGCGCCGCGCAGGAAGCGCTCGGATGCCCTAGGTAGTGAACATCCGCTCGGCAAATTTTTTCTCCGGCTCGCCTTGAACTTCGACGTGGAGCAGTATCCAGGTTGGCTTGCCATCATCGGCGTAAACCTCGACAAGTTTGTCGGCATAATTTCACGGAAAAAGGGGTCTGTCCCCTTTTTGCGCTGCCTGTCCGCCGGGGTTAGTGCGGTATCCGGTAGACGTGCAGGCCGGGGACTTTCTCGAAGTCGCCATCCCCCGTGACGAATGCGCCCCTCGGGTCTACCGTTAGCAGGCAAGCTGCCTGGATCGCATCGGGTGTGCGCAGCCTGTATTGGGCGCGCAGCTCCGTAGCTCTGTCCAGCACGGCGGTGTCTAGCGCTATCACCGAGAGCCCCGGGTCGTCGAAGAAGCCATCCAGTCGCTCCAGTGCCTGCGTGTCGGATTCTCGCAGCGGGCGCACCCGGCACTCTAGCCGGCTCAAGGCTGAGGCCATCAGCACCGGCGTTTCGTCAGAGCCGCGTTCCAGTTCCAAAAGCACCTGCCGGGTGGCATCCCGGGTCTGCCCGTCTCCCTCCAGCAGATAGATGATGGCGCTGGCGTCCAGAAAAACACGCATTAATCGCGCCAGCCTTCGCGCTCCGATTGTAGTTCACGGTCCAGCTCCGCACGGTTGCGCGCTGCGCCGTATGCCTCGTCATCCCCTAGCAGGCGATCCCATAGCCTTTTTCGGGCCTGGGCACCCTCCGATAAGCGCTGGTAAGACTCCTCGCTCAGAATTACGTAGCGGGGGCGGTTGCGCTGGATGACGTGCACCGGCCCGTTTTTCAACGCCTGATCCACCGCGCTGATGCCACGGCGCTTGATCTCTTGTGCGGAAATGACGTTTTCCATCAGTACGACCTCGAGCACTTAATTTAGTATCCATTTTAGCACCGAAATCGAGCAGGGAGGCTCTGGCTCTTAGCTCCCGGGGTAGCGGACGGCCCGGGGTTACGCCCAAAGGAATCCAGCCGAACCGTTCGGCACGATCCAGGTTATCGAGGGCAGGGCCTACGCGCTCGCCGTCCGTCGAGAAGTCCTCCGGCACCTCGATCTGCCCTTTCAGGATGCGGTTGAAGAATCCGACCCATGAAAACAACCAAATACTTCGATGCAACCAGAACCCGTCCTGACCGAGCCAGGATTGAGGACGAATGGATTCTACGGACCATAGAAAACCCCGAGCATGAGCACGTCCAAGAAGATCTACGAGTGCGGCGATGGGCCCGGATTCCTGAGGCTGGGGGTCGCTACCTTCGGGTAATTTTGCTTCCGGACCGAGAGACGGTCCATAATGCTTTTTTCGATAGAGGTTTCAGGCCATGAAATTGCAGTATTTCGAGGATACGGACACCTTGTACATCGAGTTCCAGAGCCGAGCGATCTCGGAAACCAGAGACCTGGACGAAAACACGATTCTTGACCTAGATTCGGAAGGGAACGTTTGCGCAATTACCTTTGAGCATGCCAGTCAGCGTACTGACGTAAACCACCTGCATGTAGAAGGCCTAGCTGCATAACAAAGGGTTAGACAATGGATCTGTGCGACCTATCTTAGGGTTAAGGCAAAGGATTGTCAGGCGGGGTAGGGTATGTCGAGACAGGGAGGCGTGAGGGATTACGCTAGTCAAGGCACGGATGCTGTAATGGGACGAGCGCGCTGGGGATCTGTGAGCAAGGATGCTGCCATCCCTAGAGCCCCAAGTCGTGCACTTTGGCGGCGGAGCGAGTGCAGCAAGGGGGCCTTCTCAAAGGGGCACACCAAGCCGCCAAGGCCTATTTATTACATGCTTGGGCCCTTGGAAAGCTCTTACGACGTTGGTTAGCAGGGATCGGGCTGCCAGCCTTGCGGGCCATACTAGTCTTCAGCGAAGACGTCCTCGATGCGTTCGGCATCAAGGATCCGGTCGAGCCACATCTCCAGTTCTCCTAGCGCTGCACGCTCAACCCGAGCCCGTGACGCCTCTTTGGCTTCCGCCCCGAACTTGCGCTCAATTTGCCGAAGTAGCGTCTTGGTGGCCGTCTGGTGACTGCCTCTCTTCTGACCTCTCTTCTCTCCTCGCTTCTCTCCTCGCTTGATCCACTCTTCAGCTACCGTCATCACCAACTCCTCCGCTCGATCCGGTCGCGTCTGCTCCAGAGCCTGACGTACGTCCTTCTCCTGGATGTAACTATACACCCTCGCAATATACACCAACAGCGGCTTCTCCAGTGGATGCCCGGGCGGCAGATCGCGCAATAGCTTGATCAGATCGTCTCGATCCAGGTCCTCGACAAACGCCCAGGCGTCGACTTGTGCTTGATGAGCACGTAGAGAAAGACCGGGCGACCATCGCGCATCTGCGCCTCGAAGAGGCGATCGCTATGCGTCTCCTGCAGGCTCGGATCGACGTAGCTGCCCGGGAGGGGCGTGGGAAGATCATCGCTGAGACGCTCCCGCACCTTGTCGGGAAGGCTCTCCCGTAACACTACGGCAGCTCGCTCCGGCGTCTCCAGGGTCACCTTCAGCAAGGCATCGTGAGGATTAGCTGGGTGATCGGCCATCGGCTCTATTCAGCCATTCGATCACTGCCGGTTCCGGGTGAGGGCGCATCACCTCGGAGACAGCATTTGTGTCGAGCAGGATCATCCTATATCTGGTGTTCTGCGAGGTAATCCGGGTCTTGTACATCGCGCTGCACCACGGCAGTACGCACCAGCACGCTCTACCTGCTGGTGATACCGCTCTGTAGGCTCCGGGCCGAACTTCTCCTGGAGCTGTAAGAGCAGCAGCTTACCCTGGCCCTCCTGCCTCCAATGCTCGTGCCACTTATCCACCCGCTCAGCCAGCATTTTATGCACCTCCTCCAACTCCTGCGCTCGATCAATGAGCTCCCGATCCGGCTCCGGCACATGTTTGCGCCGCAGATAGACCCGACGGAACCAAGTGAGAAACGCTCTCCTTCCGGACGAAGCCAGTGAGCAGGTCGCTGACCATCCGCGGATAGGAGAAGAGCATCTTGTAGGTGTTGTCGTTTTCCTGGGGCACCGTCAGCCCCGCCGAGGCGACGTCCTCATGGACTTCCTCGCCGCCGATACGCAGGCATCGGGTGCCGCGGCCATTGGCGATATTGTCGCCGGGGCAATAGTAACTTGGCGTCGCGTTGCGGCCGACGAGGAGCTTGCGTGCGCAGCACCCGCAGGTGGCGAGTCCCTGGAGGAGCGCCCCGATTTATTCCGTAGGCAGGTATATGATCAGTTAGGTCTTGACAACGTAATCGCCGGGATTCCGCTTATGGTATGGACTCTCGACGTAGCGCACGCGGTCGGTCAACTCTAGAGTTCGTTAGATAACCGCCTCGAAGTTTGCCAGGCGCTCAGCAGTAATGACCAGTCCCTGGGCGGCCAGCGTTTCAAGATAGTCACTGACTGATTTCTCTGGGTTCTTGAGGGCCTCTCGGTGAGTCTTAGCCACGTTGACGACTGCGCCTTCGTGCAAATCCATTTGTCGCTCTACGAAAATGTCAGGGTGAAGCGCTTCGATGTCGTACTGGCCAAGCGCTTCGGCCGGGAAGTCGTCCAGGTTGAATGTAATGATATTCTGTGCGCCGACACGAATCGCGGCCGCCAAGACGTGCGGTCATCCGGGTCGGGAAGATCCAAGCAACTCTCGAGTTGCTCATACCCTTCAACCAAGCAATCCGGAACCGCCTTATTCATCAGCGCCCGCGTCCGAACAAGCTGGTTTTGGAGTTCCGGACGGTCCCGCAACACACTATGGATCCATTCATCGTGAATCCTCTCCGTCCATTTCGCAGCAAAGAACCCCGAAACCGCTAAGCGTAGAAGAAAATCCCGTAATGGCGCGGGGTAGAGCACGCAGGCATCATAAATGACGGTGGTGCGCATTCAGTAGCCCATGTTGTACTCTTGTGCTTGCTCCACCAGCTCATCTAGCGCCGCTTTGCTGCTCTCATCACGCTGGGCTTTGTACGCCATCAAGTGCTCGTACCGGATGCGCCGGTGCGTGCCCACGCGGGTAAAGGGGATGGCGCCCTGTTCAAGCAGCTTAACCAGGTGCGGGCGCGAAACATTCAATAGATCGGCAGCCTGCTGAGTGGTGAGCTCCGCATGGGTCGGAACAATGGTAACCGCGTTGCCTTGCGCCATCTCCGCAAGCAGATCCCGCAGCAGAGCGAGGGCATGCCTTGGCAGCACCAGATCCCTGCCATCCAGTTGGACCCGCGCCCTGTCGGCCTCCGGGAGCTGAGTCAGCAACCTGCTGATTTCCTCCGCACTTGCTCGCGCAAGCGTTGCCGTAGCCTGATCCGGCAACGGCTGACGATCATCGACGGTGTTCATCACGAAGGGCTCCTCCAAGATACTGCATGCCTTTCACTCGGATCATATTCGAAACAAACGAAAGGCGCAATGCTCACGGGAAATCCGCACGGAAGGGCACCATGTATCACCGGGGATATGCGCCCCCGTGCGTAAAACGCACGCTAGGATGCTGCCGGTCGAAACGGCGTATGGCGCAGCTTAACGGCCTGGCGTTTGCTGCGTTCACCGCGCCGATCGTAGCCGGCGGTGGTTTGGGGGCTGCTGTGCCCCATCAGGTGTTAATCGGTCTCCCGATCCACGGCCCGCGGGCGATCGGATCGTCATCGAGACCCCCTGTGGGGGCGTCTGCGTGCCGCCGCCGGGTCTCCATACCCTCCAGTTGCGGTCTTGACAACCGTTGGCTGCTAAATTTTAGAAAAATCCCATATAAATAGGGAACTTTTACCATGTACATGGCCATGTTACGTGAGCAGTATCGTTCCTGCATTCGGGGAATGGAAGCCGCCCCACCGCGCCGCGCAGGAAGCGCTCGGATGCCCTAGGTAGTTGTCTAAGTACACGGATCTGTGCGGCCTATCTTAGGGTTAAGGCAAAGGATTGTCAGGCGGGGTAGGGTATGTCGAGACAGGGAGGCGAGAGGGATTACGCTAGTCAAGGCACGGATGCTGTAACGGGATGAGCGCGCTGGGGATGTGTGAGCAAGGATGCTGCCATCCCTAGAGCCCCAACTCGTGGGCTTTGGCGGCGGAGCGAGTGCAGCAAGGGGGTCTTCTCAAAGGGGCACACCAAGCCGCCAAGACCCATTACGTGCTTGGCCCCTTGGAAAGCTCTTACAACGTTGGTTAGCAGGGATCGGGCAGCCAGCCTTGCGGGTCATACTAGTCGTCAGCGAAGACGTCCTCGATGCGTTCGGCATCAAGGATCCGGTCAAGCCACATCTCCAACTCCTCGAATTCAGCATGCTCCACCCGAGCACGCGATGCCTCCTTAGTTGTCGGGCCAAACTTGCGCTCGATCAAACGTAGGAGTGTCTCGGCCGCATGCTCCTGACGGCCCTCCTGACGGCCCTCCTGAAGGCCCTCTTGGCGGCCCTCCTGACGGCCCTTTTTGATTCCGGCACGCTCAAAACTAGTCACGTATGGCATCTGGTAATCCTCCTCCAATTCATGGGCCTCGGTGATAAACGCCTCCTCCAGGTCCTCGGGCAACTGTATCAACCAGTCGATGAGACGCATAAGCTCCTTAGTCTCATCCTTACTGTAGCCACGCTCGAGCAGCATGCGGGTCAGCCCCAGCTTAACTTCTTTGCGCTGGTGCGGATCGTGCTCGTTCTTCGCGGCCAGCTGGGCTAGAACCACACAGGCAAAGGGATTGAGATCAGCCTCCAGCTCCGCCCAGCGCTGCTGCCAGTCTAAAAGTTTAGCCACCGGGAAGCTAAACTCTAGGCGGCAGCCCAGCCGCTCGTAGCGATAAGTATCCGAGCGAAAGCTAGGGGAGGTGTCCGTGAGCACCGCTACACTGACGATATCCCGCTGGTAGCGATCATAAAGCCGATAGTGATAGGTGAACATCCGCTCGGCAAATTTTTTCTCCGGCTCGCCTTGAACTTCGACGTGGAGCAGTATCCAAGTTGGCTTGCCATCATCGGCGTAAACCTCGACAAGTTTGTCGGCATACCGCCGACCCGAATCAGCATCCCGAATAATCTGCTGAAGCTCCTTATCGCGAAAATGAGATCCCTTCGACCAGTCGATCTGTTCATGGATCTGCGGGAAGAGCAGCGCCATGGCGTGTTCAAGGTAATACTCCAGCGCCTCCTTCCACGGCGAGTCGTAGTCGCTTTTCTCACTATCCGTATGTGATGTCTGCGTCATTTCAAAGCTGGTTCCAGTCCAAGCCAAGCCAATTAAGATCAATATACCTGTCTATAGTCGGGGCGACTGCAGCAAAAGACAAGCCGTCAGGGAGAGGAGGGCGCCAACAGAGTGGTGGTGGCCGCCCAAAAGCCACCACCCCATAAGCGCGTCGTAAGCTGCACTAGCTGTCTTGGTGTTGTGCTAGGCTATATTGCAAGCATTAAAGAGGTGATCACCCACTGGCTCAAGCGTCACTTAATGCATTGACCGATGAGCAGATCGCCCAGGCGACCGGATTGAGCGTTGAGGATATCGCCAAGCTACGCGCCGATGGGCAGGGCGAGCACTGACTGTAGTGCTTAAAAATTATTAAGCGCTCTGAACTGTTCTAGTGAGGCATTCCAGAGCAATGCGTGGTGGCGGAGTAGTTCTCAATGCCGGAGGCGAAGACTATCCGGCGCACCTCAGAGTGTTCTTTTAGGTAGGAGTGCGGACTTTGTTCTAATTGAGCGATGCCGAGCGCCAACGACCCCGCCAAGCCACTGTACGAGACCTTGTGCGATCAGACAGCTGGCGTGCTGAAACAGCGGCTTGCCTTGCTCCCCTCTGGCGGAGCAGGTCTGAACCGCAAAGGCGATCTAGTTGAAGCGATCTACGTATCCACGCCGTGAACAACCAAGTGCAAGCTTTACTCGGGTATTGGAAAGCACATAGCAAATGGCCACTCAGCTCAACCTTTACAACAGAAAGCAACAGGTATAGCTTATGGCCTATAATCAAGGCAAGAAAGCGGAGCATGTGGCAAATCATTTTTACTGAGCGCTTTGAAGGGTGGCTTCGCGGGCTTAGCGATGATGATCGGGTAGCTGTTCTTGCGGTCATCAATCTTCTGAAGGAGAGAGGGCCTGAGCTGCCAAGGCCTCATGCAGACACAGTTAACGGTTCGCATTACACGAACATGAAAGAGCTCAGGATCCAGAGCCAGGGGCGACCGCTGCGAGCGTTTTTGCGTTTGATCCGCTGCGCCAGGGCGTTGTGTTGTGCGCAGGAAACAAAGGCGGGAAGGATAAACGGTTTTATAAAGACATGATCCCGGTGGCTGACAATGAGTTTGCAGCCCACCTAGAGGGACTAAACAGGAGAGACAACGATGGCACGCACTCTTGAAGATTATCTTGCTGACGAAAAACCGGAGGTCGTGCAGCGCGCAAAGGAGAAGGCCGACGAGATGCGCCTGGAGATGCATCTGGCCGAAATTCGTCAAAAATGCGAAATGACTCAAGCACAGCTAGCAAGAATTATGGATGTGAAACAGCCGACCGTTGCCGGCCTTGAGCGTGAGGGTAAAGATCTGCGGCTGAGTACACTAAAGCGCTATGTAGAGAGCTTGGGTGGGCGTGTGCGCCTGGATAT
This Halorhodospira halochloris DNA region includes the following protein-coding sequences:
- a CDS encoding type II toxin-antitoxin system VapC family toxin, producing the protein MRVFLDASAIIYLLEGDGQTRDATRQVLLELERGSDETPVLMASALSRLECRVRPLRESDTQALERLDGFFDDPGLSVIALDTAVLDRATELRAQYRLRTPDAIQAACLLTVDPRGAFVTGDGDFEKVPGLHVYRIPH
- a CDS encoding type II toxin-antitoxin system Phd/YefM family antitoxin; this translates as MENVISAQEIKRRGISAVDQALKNGPVHVIQRNRPRYVILSEESYQRLSEGAQARKRLWDRLLGDDEAYGAARNRAELDRELQSEREGWRD
- a CDS encoding DUF2283 domain-containing protein; its protein translation is MKLQYFEDTDTLYIEFQSRAISETRDLDENTILDLDSEGNVCAITFEHASQRTDVNHLHVEGLAA
- a CDS encoding Rpn family recombination-promoting nuclease/putative transposase, whose protein sequence is MADHPANPHDALLKVTLETPERAAVVLRESLPDKVRERLSDDLPTPLPGSYVDPSLQETHSDRLFEAQMRDGRPVFLYVLIKHKSTPGRLSRTWIETI
- a CDS encoding helix-turn-helix domain-containing protein, with amino-acid sequence MNTVDDRQPLPDQATATLARASAEEISRLLTQLPEADRARVQLDGRDLVLPRHALALLRDLLAEMAQGNAVTIVPTHAELTTQQAADLLNVSRPHLVKLLEQGAIPFTRVGTHRRIRYEHLMAYKAQRDESSKAALDELVEQAQEYNMGY
- a CDS encoding DUF4351 domain-containing protein gives rise to the protein MTQTSHTDSEKSDYDSPWKEALEYYLEHAMALLFPQIHEQIDWSKGSHFRDKELQQIIRDADSGRRYADKLVEVYADDGKPTWILLHVEVQGEPEKKFAERMFTYHYRLYDRYQRDIVSVAVLTDTSPSFRSDTYRYERLGCRLEFSFPVAKLLDWQQRWAELEADLNPFACVVLAQLAAKNEHDPHQRKEVKLGLTRMLLERGYSKDETKELMRLIDWLIQLPEDLEEAFITEAHELEEDYQMPYVTSFERAGIKKGRQEGRQEGLQEGRQEGRQEHAAETLLRLIERKFGPTTKEASRARVEHAEFEELEMWLDRILDAERIEDVFADD
- a CDS encoding type II toxin-antitoxin system RelE/ParE family toxin — translated: MWQIIFTERFEGWLRGLSDDDRVAVLAVINLLKERGPELPRPHADTVNGSHYTNMKELRIQSQGRPLRAFLRLIRCARALCCAQETKAGRINGFIKT
- a CDS encoding helix-turn-helix domain-containing protein, giving the protein MARTLEDYLADEKPEVVQRAKEKADEMRLEMHLAEIRQKCEMTQAQLARIMDVKQPTVAGLEREGKDLRLSTLKRYVESLGGRVRLDIELPDGTHNDFPV